From a single Stackebrandtia endophytica genomic region:
- a CDS encoding PspA/IM30 family protein — MANPFVKGWKYLMALFGAKIDEHADPKIQIQQAIEESQRQHQALVGQAAAVIGNQRQLEMKLSRTMSEVEKLQASARQALVLADRARADGDEKKATEYEQSAQAFAAQLVSAEQSMEDLKTLHDQAINAAEQARQAVENNSMMLQQKLAERTKLLSQLEQAKMQETIATSLESMSSLAAPGNVPNMDEIRDKIERRYSTAMGRADLASNSVEGRMMEVQKSTVDMAGSSRLEQIRASLQGDQLGGSSSQPAVESGSSSQSSDPASVSRLDEIRASLGKDKGAATG, encoded by the coding sequence ATGGCCAATCCCTTCGTCAAGGGTTGGAAGTATTTGATGGCGCTGTTCGGTGCCAAGATCGACGAACATGCCGATCCGAAGATCCAGATCCAGCAGGCGATCGAGGAATCACAGCGTCAGCATCAAGCGTTGGTCGGCCAGGCCGCAGCGGTCATCGGCAACCAGCGTCAATTGGAAATGAAGCTGTCCCGGACCATGTCGGAGGTGGAGAAGCTGCAGGCCTCCGCCCGGCAGGCTCTGGTTTTGGCCGATAGGGCACGGGCTGACGGCGACGAGAAGAAGGCCACGGAGTACGAGCAGTCGGCTCAGGCCTTCGCCGCGCAGTTGGTGTCGGCTGAACAGTCGATGGAGGATTTGAAGACGCTCCACGATCAGGCCATCAACGCCGCCGAGCAGGCGCGACAGGCCGTGGAGAACAACTCCATGATGTTGCAGCAGAAGTTGGCCGAGCGCACCAAACTGCTCAGCCAGCTGGAGCAGGCCAAGATGCAGGAGACGATCGCCACCTCGCTGGAGTCGATGTCTTCGCTGGCGGCGCCGGGCAACGTGCCCAACATGGATGAGATTCGGGACAAGATCGAGCGCCGTTACTCCACCGCGATGGGCCGGGCCGACCTGGCCAGTAACTCGGTGGAGGGTCGCATGATGGAGGTCCAGAAGTCCACCGTCGACATGGCCGGTTCCTCGCGACTGGAGCAGATTCGCGCCAGTCTGCAGGGTGACCAGCTGGGTGGCTCCAGCAGTCAGCCCGCGGTGGAGTCCGGTTCCAGTTCTCAGTCGAGCGACCCGGCTTCGGTGTCGCGTCTGGATGAGATCCGTGCCAGCCTTGGGAAGGACAAGGGCGCAGCGACCGGCTGA
- the pspM gene encoding phage shock envelope stress response protein PspM: MTFSLPGATVPQSTKRLRRRLRSARRWSVWAGLYGGVAAVLVPYQGLGPADAIWAGLFGASAMLAVFRWVDYRRMAKAMPDEAQDLALHGTAALSLEAQTAANALAGQVRKRREAVRFRRSAAGPAFHRLITATQAFDELAPRLTGPAASVLTEVRGAAAALRDLAEQVRGVERSIAVAPSARQAALGSSQRALVERLESGVSAYEDMVGAAAEVVAEQSALDHATSPRGDLSTDRLIQATEQLHGFAQAVGEMRDLHRRTNPEPMAEG, encoded by the coding sequence ATGACGTTCTCACTGCCGGGTGCCACGGTTCCACAGTCCACCAAGCGATTGCGGCGTCGACTGCGGTCCGCCCGGCGGTGGAGCGTCTGGGCGGGTTTGTACGGCGGGGTCGCCGCCGTCCTGGTTCCGTATCAGGGGCTGGGGCCCGCCGACGCGATCTGGGCCGGTTTGTTCGGGGCCAGCGCGATGTTGGCGGTGTTCCGTTGGGTCGATTACCGCCGGATGGCTAAGGCTATGCCCGATGAGGCCCAGGATCTCGCCCTTCACGGCACCGCGGCCTTGTCTCTGGAGGCTCAGACCGCCGCCAACGCGTTGGCGGGTCAGGTCCGTAAACGGCGGGAGGCGGTGCGGTTCCGCCGGTCGGCTGCCGGGCCCGCGTTCCATCGGTTGATCACCGCGACGCAGGCCTTCGACGAGTTGGCGCCCCGGTTGACCGGTCCGGCTGCCTCGGTGTTGACCGAGGTGCGTGGTGCTGCGGCGGCACTGCGTGATCTGGCCGAGCAGGTTCGCGGCGTGGAGCGGTCCATCGCGGTGGCACCGTCGGCTCGCCAGGCGGCGCTCGGCAGTTCACAGCGCGCATTGGTGGAACGGTTGGAGTCGGGCGTGTCCGCCTACGAGGACATGGTCGGTGCCGCGGCCGAGGTTGTCGCCGAGCAGAGCGCACTAGACCACGCGACCAGCCCGCGCGGTGATCTCTCCACCGACCGGTTGATTCAGGCCACCGAGCAACTGCACGGTTTCGCTCAGGCGGTGGGGGAGATGCGTGACCTGCATCGACGCACCAACCCCGAACCGATGGCGGAGGGCTGA